In the Sarcophilus harrisii chromosome 3, mSarHar1.11, whole genome shotgun sequence genome, one interval contains:
- the LOC100930775 gene encoding cytochrome c oxidase subunit 7A1, mitochondrial, whose amino-acid sequence MRGLLISCSRTLIRPFSSSTRNLANRVAEKQKLFQENNDLPVHLKGGSQDNLLYRLTMAICLGGTSYSLFCLGWASFPHKK is encoded by the exons ATGAGGGGCTTGTTG ATATCCTGCTCCCGGACCCTGATCCGTCCCTTCAGCTCCAGTACCAGAAACTTGGCGAATAGAGTGGCAGAAAAACAAAAGCTCTTCCAG GAGAACAACGACCTCCCGGTTCATCTGAAGGGGGGCAGCCAGGACAACCTTCTCTACAGATTGACCATGGCCATTTGCTTGGGAG gTACCAGTTACAGCCTCTTCTGCCTCGGCTGGGCCTCCTTCCCCCACAAGAAGTGA
- the CAPNS1 gene encoding calpain small subunit 1 → MFLVNSFLGGKGGGGGGAGNALGGLLSGGGGGGGGGGIGNVIGGLLSGGGGGGGGGGAGGIGNVIGGLLSGGGGGGGGGGGGGRAGGAMGFLGGVINAISEAAANYNPEPPPPRSHYSNIEANESEEVRQFRRLFAQLAGDDMEVSASELMNILNKVVTRHPDLKTDGFAIDTCRSMVAVMDSDTTGKLGFEEFKYLWNNIKKWQAIYKQYDVDRSGTIGCNELPGAFSAAGFQLSPELYQMIIRRYSDEDGSMDFDNFISCLVRLDAMFRAFKSLDKDGSGQIRVNIQEWLQLTMYS, encoded by the exons ATGTTCCTGGTTAATTCATTCCTGGGCGGGaagggcggcggcggcggcggagccGGCAACGCTCTCGGGGGGCTGCTCAGCGGCGGCggagggggcggcggcggcggcggcatcGGTAACGTCATCGGGGGGCTGCTCAGCGGCGGAGGCGGAGGCGGAGGCGGCGGAGGCGCTGGAGGCATCGGCAACGTCATCGGGGGGCTGCtcagcggcggcggcggagggggcggcggcggcggcggcggcggcagggCGGGGGGCGCCATGGGCTTCCTCGGCGGCGTCATCAACGCCATCAG TGAAGCTGCAGCCAATTATAACCCAGAGCCCCCG CCCCCTCGGTCCCACTACTCCAACATCGAAGCCAATGAGAGTGAGGAAGTCCGGCAGTTCAGGAGGCTGTTTGCTCAGCTGGCGGGCGAT GACATGGAGGTCAGTGCCTCGGAGCTCATGAACATTCTGAATAAGGTGGTGACTCGAC ATCCTGACCTGAAGACGGATGGTTTTGCCATCGACACCTGCCGGAGCATGGTGGCCGTCATGGAT AGTGACACCACGGGCAAGCTCGGCTTTGAGGAGTTTAAGTACCTTTGGAACAACATAAAGAAGTGGCAG GCCATCTACAAACAGTACGACGTAGACCGCTCGGGGACCATCGGCTGCAACGAGCTCCCGGGAGCCTTTTCGGCTGCAG GCTTCCAGCTCAGCCCGGAGCTGTACCAGATGATCATTCGGCGCTACTCGGATGAGGACGGCAGCATGGACTTCGACAACTTCATCAGCTGCCTCGTGCGCCTCGACGCCATGTTCC GTGCCTTCAAGTCCCTGGACAAAGATGGCAGCGGGCAGATCCGGGTGAACATCCAAGAG TGGCTGCAGCTGACCATGTACTCCTGA